The Helianthus annuus cultivar XRQ/B chromosome 11, HanXRQr2.0-SUNRISE, whole genome shotgun sequence region GTTGAAGCTTTGGACATTCCgacttgatatgccctttttcgaAACAGTTGAAACAAGTCTTTGGGTTGTCCGGGCATTGATAGGACGAATGCCCCTCCTTACCGCATTTAAAGCACCCCTTCTTACCTAGCAAACACTCTCCGGTATGGAGCTTTCCACACGTCTTGCATGGCGTAATCCCACCTTTCGACTTACCCTTTCTTCCTTGATCCTGAAACTTCCCCTTTTTGGATGGACTAAAACTTGCACCTTTTTCACTCGGCCTCTTTTCACCTCGCTCCTCTTGCCTTTTAATTTCGATCTCTCTATCCCGCGCTAAATCAATGAGCTCTTCAAGAGTTTCACATTTTGAGGGAGTGGTGAACTCTCTAACTTCTGCCTTTAACACGCCATAAAAACGACTTATCTTCATCCTCTCGGTTGTTACCAATTCTccacagaacttcatcttatccataaaatTGTTTGCTATTTCATTCACTGATTCGTTTTTCTGCCGGAGGCGTAAGAAATCCTCCTGAATCTTGTCGATAGCCGACTGAGGACAATGATATCTCATGAAGGGCCCCTTAAACTCCTGCCAAGTCATAACTTGCAGTCTGTCTTCGCCTACCTCCTTGCTGTGGGTACGAAGTTGCACATTAGTACCGCCTAccaccctcaaactgacggccagtcagaaagaaccattcaaacactCATCGATATGTTGAGGGCGTGTGCCTTAGATTTCGGGGGAAGCTGGGACGACCAATTGCCACTAgtcgaattttcttataataacagttaccatagtggtattcaaatggcaccttacgAGCTACTTTACGGGAGGAAATGTaggactcccgtatgttggggtgAAGTAGGACAAAGAGAACTTGCACCAAGCGATTTAATAGCAATAACGAATGAAAAGATCGGAATGGTTAGAACAAGGTTGAAGGCAGCTCAAGATCGGCAAAAAGCTTATGCAGACAAGAGAAAGCGTCCTAtcgaattccaagtcggagattttGTCTTGTTAAAAgtgtccccatggaagggtataatcCGTTTTCGCAAACGGGGAAAGCTAGGTCCTCGTTACATTAGGCCGTTTAAAATTTTGGCTCGGGTTGGAAGGGTTGCGTATCGACTAGAATTACCGCCTGCTCTAGACGGGATTCACAGTACCTTCCACGTGTCTCAATTGAGGAAATGTCTCGCGGATGACACAGCATTAGTACCTCTCGATGACATTGAGTTAGACGAGAGGTTAAACTATGTAGAGAGACCCATAGCCATTAGAGATTTCAAGGTGAAGAATCTCCGCAACAAGGCTGTTAAATAGGTGCTGGTACAATGGCGGCACCGGAAGGGTTCGGATCTTACGTGGGAAGCCGAAGATGAAATGAGGAGACACTATCCTTTTCTTTTCGGTATGTCAAAAATTTAAATTATgttcaggtttcggggacgaaacctcttttaaggggggtagacttgtaacaccccaaaaatattgaATAAACATAAGATTAAATCTAATAGTAAAGAAATGATGCCTAAATTTAATTAAGATGAAAATAGAGGGGTCAAGGTTGTAACTATCAAAATTTGATAGTTAAAAATAACAATTAAGAAAAACCCCACACACAGTACGTGTGTGGGAGTTCTCTGCGATCAAACAAGGCCAAAGGAGGGGGAAACCCTAGTtcaaagaatcaagtgaatcaaTCCAAATTCATGAGCCAATCTGATGCATGTTCCCTAAATTGTGATTAGCTAACCCTAATCTCTTAAGTGGTAAGTTCAATTTCTGAAAAATCTTGAATTGTAGGATGAGGGGATAATCCCAATCTCGATTTCTTGAATTAAAATAGGGAAATCTGAGATGTAAATTACCTTCTAGGGCAAGAATTATGTTTGATTTTTAGGTAGTATGAAAAATGTAGTGAAAAACCCACTTTGTTAAGATTATGTTACTAATAGGAAATTCATAAGGATTATGATCATGTTTTAGTTGATATGTGGAATTGTTGTGATGCTTGAATACTAGATAAACTAATTTTAGAatgaaaattatgtgaaattagGGGAAGATGATTCTTGTGTTGTAATGAATTAGTAGGAACATGCTTAATAGACTTGTACCTTGTACCTTAAATATGACGCctaccaagtgttcgatgaaatgcatAAAAGATGAATGTACATGAGAATAGTAGAAAATATTGACAAACTAAGTGAAGGAATGAATGTTCTAATGTAGGCGTAAAAGAAGAAGGTACGAGCACTAAGCAAGCGGAAGGAgtacaagatcgaggtatgtttcGTTTTATACGAATCTTTATTATATTTCCCATTTATATCAAATTTAATGTAAAAGCTATCCTTGTATAACGAACGTGATAAAGTAGTAAGTAAGCGACAAATCCCTTGTGGATTTGGGAATGCTATTGAATGTGGTATTAAGCTATGCGTTTGATCGATTGAGATTCAATCGTGTCAAGTAAAGATGAGTGCTATTCGTTCTAATGGATAGCTTGAATGCTATATTAAGGATGAAAGTCATAATCCGTTTTACGGATAGAAGAAAGAATgcgtatgcttaactctctatgagagtgtttatgctaagcCCAATCAAACGGGTTGAATGTGTATGTCAAACTCTCTATGAGAGTGGTTATGCTTAACCCAATTATTGGGTTGTTGTATGCTTAAGAGTAAAAAGAAATGAATGTTTTATATGGAAAAAGCTAAGACGTAAGGTTATGATTTTCTATGGCGATTACTAACTTTTTAAATTGTGGATGTCAATGTAGGTAAAGCACCTCTATAGGCGATATGGAGATATGGAGCGAGCACATGTTCAAGCCTTATaataccaagcgcttccgcaaTTTATATGCATGTTTTTGGGTCGTGTTTATTACGAGTTAAACTTTGTTGGAATGTTTTAGAATTGGAAACTTGTCATTTTTGTTGGGTTGGTTTTATGAAAAAAGGGTCGTATTGTAAACGTTGTAGGTTATGTCAAAACAGGGGGTATTCTcgttttacaaacgggtcatgcccaaattttttgtaaaaattttctATTAAGTGTCAAAATTGTATTTCAATGTCCGAAAGATCTTGCTTAGCATGTAATCTAGTATTTTAGAAATAGCGgtccttacaagttggtatcagagccaaggtttgagaGATTCGGCAAGAGTCCTAGTGTCCGAACTCAAACCAATGGCTCATGCAAATGTGCTCGCTCCAAGATCGCCAAGGaggtaaattttttttaaaaacgttTGTTTAATATGATCATGTATTATGCGTTACGGGTAAAGAACTGGGGTTTATTATGTTAAGGAATGTTAAGATGGGTAAAATGAGAAATACCGGGACCCGGGAAGCTGAAAACAGACCCGGAAAACAGTCGGAACAGCCCAAAAAACTAAACTGCAGCGTTTTGCAAAAcgaagggccgtcgccgacgggtaccCTCCCGTCGCCGACGCCACCCCTTTTCCCGACGCGTTAACCGTCTGCCGACGGGGTAAAATGGCCGACGGCCAtttgcaaggcccgtcgccgacgagCTGgtaagccgtcgccgacggcttgtcTGATCCAGCTCACAATTTTCTTtgaaattttatatttttatttaacgGAACTTTCCGGGAGCCGGATTCATAATCTTGTCGGATCAATATGGAGCAGAATAAGCATGTAAGTAAATAGGTAGATAATGGTAAGGGTATAAAACCAACAAACGTTGAAGTAAATGTATGTGAAGATATGAGATAAACGGCGAATGTATGGAATAAAATTCGAAATGTAAGAACGAGTATAAGTGACACGGAATGATGAATTATGAAATGCTAAAATCTATGATTCGTATTAACTGTAACCATGACCTTGTATAGATGGCTGATGCAAGAAATAtcaatgatgataatgatgataatgatgataacaaTGATGCGGTTAGACAAGAAGCATTCGAGAACAGAGTCACGGAAGTAGCGGAAGGGGTTATACAAGCCAATCTACCACGGTTGGCTCAAGAAGTAGAAAGCCGAGTTCTGGGTGTGGTGGATGCTATGATGACCAGTAGGTTTGAAGAATTGAAAGAATTAATCGAAGGATCCAAGGGTAGAGGTAAGGAACGAAGGTGCACTTATAAGGATTTTATGGCATGCCATCCGACGACGTATGACGGTAAAATAGATCCTGTTGAGTGTCAAAGATGGATCTCGAACATAGAGGCGGTCTTTATACGAAGTCGGTGTGATaaggaggatcaagtgatgttcgCTACCGGTTTACTAACCCATCAGGCGAAGGATTGGTGGGATGCTCACAGCAAGGTGGCGTTTCGATTCGCGCAAGGTATGTACAAATTTATGCTTTCTTTTGAGTAAGGGCTTATAGCTCGACTAAAGAGGGATGTGCCAGAAATGGGTAGTTGGTAGACATATGGTCAGAATGTAGTTTACAATTGGATTTCCGAACAAGTTAAACAAAGTAAGTGATAGTTGCTAAGCAGGCATTAGTAAAGTTAGCATGAAGTATTTGATTTACTATGTAGGTAAAGCCAATGTAAGCTATTGTAGTAGCAAGAAACCTTAGCTGAAAGAAATAAGCTATGAGCAAGTTACATGAAAGGTATATTACTAAATGACTCTTGTGGGTCAAaatgaatgacgggctacgacccgAACAATAACTTAAGTATGGACGGGAAGGGTAAGTTTTGTAAGAAGAACGGAAAGGATGTATTAAAGTACTTGTatgtaagcatgaatggaaagaaATACAATCGTGTATTTCATTACATCCATGATAATTAAGAAACGTTAGTTAGACCTTGGAAAGCCAACTGTAATGGGTCGGTGAAATAATTAACAAAACAAAGGAATTGTGGGTGTTTATAACACTAAACAGAATAAATTGGAAAGAATGTAATAATGATAAGTACCAACGGAAAATGCTAAGCTGCGACTTTTGacaaatacgaattagggcgtaacaagttggtatcagagccctggtttgagagaatcaagtaatagaaagtaaatgcttgaactcaaaccggtatGCTCTCGTAAtcaagaacccgtacaatccaagactcgatcgaggcctaaatgcaaaagcaaatgtaagtatgtattagattatgtatttgaaggaaactaatagtatgttatgtgcaaAGTAAGCTTAAGAGTTTAAAGAGGATGATCCGGGAATGCAGAATAGGATGAACGCTAAGGCGGGCAAAGGTGCAAATAGGCaaattaaccccaggtacacactactaacatgtatgagtaccgatgtcaaaagaaaaaggaaggggtctccttgggagggtaattattaaacgaaagacaatgatgtggtcttggggaagttttagaaatatgcacgaaactgaaacccatttctcgggcataaggcgatgattacacgaaggcacgaaactagtgtgtgaattgcgcacctggccagtacgcaagaagcatatgacgttcgtgagaccgtggcaattattgcaggtatgtccggtagaactgggtagcaggtgggcgctatgttgtagcgaatgcgaaaaagcaaatccattgcggatttggttatgctaacgaaggttatgaaAAGTTATGCGAGTCGACCGGTTCTAGCGAACAAGTCGAATAAGAATAAGCTACCATCCGTTTTTAAACGGGTGATTTTGAATGCTCTAATGAatgctagaagcttaatccgttGTACAGATTGAAAGAAGAAGTTATGATTAAAAGCGAAAGACccagttatttgggtagtggaatatgtatgcttaactctcgttgagagtgtttatgccaaacccatttatttgggtagtggaatgtgtatgcttaactctcgttgagagtgtttatgccaaacccagttatttgggtagtggaatatgtatgcttaactctcgttgagagtgtttatgccaaacccagttatttgggtagtggaatgtgtatgcttaactctcattgagagcGTTTATGCCGAACCCCATTTACTTGGGTAGTTGAATGTGTAAGAAAGAAGAAAGCTCCTATATGAATAGAACTAAAATGAAGTAATTATGATTCGACAACTAAGATGACTAACCTTAAAACCTTGTTGCTGAaggtaggtaaaactttaagtttttgttaaacacatgtAAGAAAGAAAAGGTAAGAATGACATGTTTGAAACCACTAgatggattcaaacatagaaggaatgaagggtatggatgttacgtttaaatccgtgggacggatttaaaacataaaagGATGTAATGAATGCCTTTATAAGTAAGCATTAATATAGGTTTGAATATATAGGGACGATGAACTATTACTAGTCGGTCAAGGAAATGAGAAGGTTACGTGGAAGTATGGCATGGGAAGTATAgatttgttaagaagaagtcaAACATGATAGGTGTATGTATAAATGGaagtgagaaaggtttcggggatgaaacctcatttaaggggggtagacttgtaacgccccaaaaccgaattattaatttgctagtttgttatcatgtttaacaaaagggggtataataactaggttagtaaacctagttaaatgtctAGCAAATTAAGTAAAGGATTGAAACTTGTGGTAACTATGATGGGtaataaacttgagggactaggattgccaaagttgaaagtgaatttaattaaaacaaaaatctcacacacacaaggtgtgtgtgtgcgtgagaaCGATCAGGAGAAGGGAGTGAGGGGTGTAAACCCTAACCCTCAAGAAACCATCAAATTGAAGAAGGATTTCAGCCTAAACTAATGCATGAACacgttttcttgatgatctagccctattaaacatgtggtaagttgtaatttacgATTTAatgatcttgctatgaagtgggttatgaacaatccatgaaattgtacgaaattgatcatgtacatgtgttagaatcactatatagaacatgaactatgcaagattctaagtaatttgatgattttggatgaaacccacttgtagtagtgaagatgatgatatggataatcatacatgtttaattgttgtgtaaaattcatgtatgatgttgtatgtaatgagtaattgTTAGTTAATTTGGGTATATTATGAGAATTTTATGATTCTAGTGGaacttgatgatcttgatatgaacatgtaatattatgcataaaatacttgtacattaggCCTAGAAagttgtacgcacaccaagtgtttgatgaaatgtctaaatggAAATGAtgtgtgaaattgtatgcaagtaatATGTAATTATATATAGAACGTGATAATAATGTATTTGATAGTAAACTAACATGAGAAGTGCGTTTTAGATATAGTTCATGCGGAGGCTATGTTGAAAGGATGTTGGGTTAGCTAAGTATGAGTTAAGGTGTTAGTTGTGAAGATATGAAAATGTTGGTGTGGAAGAAATGGAttatgtatgtacatgtgtatataATTAGGTGATCATGTAGTTTAATATGTCATATAATACGATCATGAAATGCGTATAATGTTAATACTATGCTCTACCATATTAAGATGGATACATGTTCATAAGTTGAAAGTGTGTAAGTAAGACAgttgactttttgaaagtcaacaaTGAATGAATAACATGGTTAGCCTTTCGGACACAATTATAATAGTAGAGAAGTAATGTGTTATGTACTAGATGATCTACATGTCGTGTACGATGATGATTGAGATGCGTGAATGTGGAACAAGGTAACTTTTAGTCTATGCCTTATGTATGTGGTATTTGGTTAATAAAAATGCAAGTAATATATGAATGGAAGGAAATGAATGTTAGTATGAATGAGCATTTGTGCTAACCATAATGTGATTGTAATGACATGAAAGGATAGGGATCACATTAGCATGGACTCAAGAACGGAACGCTAACGGGTCATGAGGAGGTGAGGAAGCAAGCTTGAACAcggacgcttaaggtaagtgattccgcaatcacttcttagttgttatgtaatgttatatgcaatCTAATTATATGTGACaattgaggtcaaataggaatgagttgtatgatgtcaataaagtattaaacggatcttagtttgATCCAAGCTAGGCAGGTGTGATTAAGAAATTGTAGCTAAGTAGTGAGATTGGTTACTCATGCAAGAaattcctttgttattaaggatatagcataattgactaaaatgcccttgataggtatatcgggcaaacgaccttagaagTCGTTTGGAATCAAGATATTCGATTAGTATAATATTTTGGTCAAGCATGAAAATGTGGAGTATGTTTTTGTATGTCATAAACTACTTAATgcataaatacccataacgggtcaaggTAAGCTTCTGaccaaaaatatgttaaaaataggtAAGACATCCAAGAATTTAATCCTCTATGATAAATGACGTTGATATTAAAAGGTTCATGAGGAGTCGAGGTTAAGTAAtcagattatgttgataaatgcacgaacgggtcaaatagttagaaaagggtaatatgtcgaatgcacgtaagttaagaaattccttatttcggaggtaggattttaagttgatatgatagaatgtgaatttacaagcatgtaggaagaaacgggaggttaaacgggtaaacggttcaaaagttatgcgcgttttagtgcgtacggacgacgaaacggaactgcagaaaactgcagtttctagagggcgtcgccgacgggtatgggggcgtcgccgacgggctccagaaagtgaatttttgtgctgacgggttaatctcctgtctacgggtttttgggctacgggtaaatgtaaggcccgtcgccgacggccctaggggcgtcggcgacggcctccccaagttccaaaagctgaaatcttgttatttaagttattttatgtatcgtaggcttcggtttgtcatccgtggtctacggcggaccttccaaacatgattttgatggttccttagatgtttatgagctataaagctaagtctaagacccatgtaaataatgtatgattatgtaagaggtacgcgtgatctagcacgtgtacataaaggtatgcatgtatgtaatgacgTAGGAAGGGTATGAAcaaatgtagatgtgtatgtatgtatgtataaagatatgtacgagtgtatgcatgtatgtaacgatgtaggaaaggtttgtacgtatatagatgtatatgtatgtatgtataaagatatgtacgagtgtatgcatgtatgtaatgatgtaggaaaggtttgtacgtatatagatgtgtatgtatgtatgtataaagatatgtacgagtgtatgcatgtatgtaatgatgtaggaaaggtttgtacgtatatagatgtgcatgtatgtatgtataaagatatgtacgagtgtatacatgtatgtaatgatgtaggaaaggtttgtacgtatatagatgtgcatgtatgtatgtataaagatatgtacgagcgtatgcatgtatgtaaatatgtaggaaaggtacgtacgtatgtagaagtatatgtatgtatgtaataagaCATGTATGAGAGTATACACGTATGTAAAATTGTAGGGaagatatgtacgtatgtagatgtgtatgtatgtatgtaattacgCATGTATGCATAATTTAGTCACGTTGAGGGCTAACGTTATTAATGGTGCACCTTGAGAATggaaagtaatgcaggtacattattgaagcctcaccaggaaatggatacgcatatgaaatgcttaaagtttgaaagatgacgaaatgtgaagtgtacgcgaatgaatcttgtttatataatgtgtactaatgttacgaatgtatgtggtgagtgcaggttataCGGATAACGGGCGGATTATCACAAGAattagagatcgaagaccgagtcacgagatagattgtacgggaataattaagtatgtactattagtaaacatgacttatattttatctttgtaaaagatacattttaaaacgaactttcaagtaagtcaagacgtttgtaatgaaagaaattttatggtacgaatttccgctgcgacttttgacaaatacgaattagggcgtAACAATACGTATATATAATAGCCTGAGTACTTTCTATAGATTACCCTCTATGTGTTAAACATATAATAGTTTGCATGCGAGTTTTGAGTATAAAAAACATTTATATAATTTTGAAAGTAATAAACGTATTCACCTTGGTTGAACCACAACTTAACAATTCTTAGAAACAGTTGACTCCTAACGAACAACACCTTTGCTTAGCAACTCTAACACCGGGATCCTCAGACACGGTTTCTAAACTTAATACGATTATTATAAAAACGTTGGGTGTGTGTGACAAGAGAATTTCATGATTTTTTTGGTACAATTTGAAGTTCGATTTTTATGACTTTATATATAGGAAGTGCAATTGAGTTATTTCTTTTGTGGGGTGCCAAAGTAACGTGCAGTTGAAATTTGCAAGGTGGCTTGATGAGTATTTTGTCAAGAGTTTGAGTGTAGTTTTATCCATAAAAATAGACATGCATACAACCATGTGTTAAAGCTATTATGTAGATATAGGATAGAATATGAGTTGTACATTTGTATGCATGAGTTATCAAATCTttgttttaaatattatattcTTAAAATTAATTTGGCTCAAATCTCGTTTTTCTCTTATAACTTTTAATATATGACTTTTTATAAACTTTCAAATATATCATTGGAATCTGCTCAACATTCTCTACGTTTctacctaagtttcattaaaaaacgtAGAAATGGTCAGATATGCATAtattttattactattattatacgGTCTCCTATAGTAGTAAATGCTTAACTAAACTAGACAACTCATAATTCTACTAGTCATTTGAATTGTTATTTACTCGTTTTAACAATATTTGAAATATAAgagttatatatatacacacacacaataACATATTCATACTTGTCCAAACGTATATATACAAAAACATTAGGGGTGTTACAATAACAGTATACAAATCAACGTTTTCAAGTACGTTTACCGAATAGTCGTTTATTCGAGTTTCCGAAATTTGTTATTCAACAATATTCATCCTAAGACTTTGACATATATATAGTTTTCACCAAAAAATCGTTCCAAGTCCAGAATGTATAAAATTATACAAATATTCATAATTTACCTTTTTCAAGTAAACTTACTGAATAGTCATTTATTCGACATTTTGGGGTTTATGGTTCAACAACTCATACTCTAAGActttaaaaatatatgttttatatcaaaaatatattCTAAGTCTAGATTGtataaaatttatataaaaaaatcaaagaCTTGAATTTTGATGAAAATACCATTTTCACATAAAATGatatgatatatttttttaataaactatAGTTATACGACAAAAACTATTATTTATCGGATACAAACCAATGCTTTTAATTGGGTTTTGCTATACTTCTATATACTTAATTAACCATGATTAAGTCTAATTGTATGTAATTAATGCAAAACCTGATTAATTAGATCTATGGATTAACGCGACTGATTGCCGTGTGTCACATCATGAGGCTATGATACGTGTTTAAGCGGCTATGATACGTGTTTGAGCCCTTTTTTGAAAATGCGCACACGGGATGTTTGACGAGACGCTTCAAATATACTTTACGAACTGCGTTTGGAAACCATTATTGGTTTATTTATCTAGGCTATGATGTGTATCTGAGCACACGGATGCGGGATAATCCACAATGATGATGCATATTCGAATTGGTTATTGAGACGGCTTTACAAAAGCAACCATATGTATTGCCTTCATGATCCTGAGTTACATTTGGATAATATCAATTATCAATATTTGTTAGATTTGAGTTGTTGTACCCCTAGCTTTGTGGTTGTTTTATGTTGTTCTTACTTGTAAGCTTAGTTTGGGATGTTGTACCAGCTCATTCGATTTGACCCATAACTTTTTTGTTTACATTTTGGCTTTTGGTGATTCAGGTGGTCGTGGGCCACGCGTATATGTATTGCCTTACTAGATGGTTTTTAAAACCCTACCATATTAAGTGGGTCTTGGCCATGTGTTGTATAATTTCAATTTGTAACATTTGTTGACTTTGAGCTGTTGTACCTAACCTTTGTTATTGCTTGATGTTTTTGTTACTTGTCAGCTCAATTTAGAGCTATCGTACTTGCGATATTGTTGTTTGATGCTATTGTTGCTTGTAGTTTTGAGGCTGGGTCATCATATTAGTTTTGCATTCCACTTGCTGAAAGCCTATAACGCTTCATTTGGGTTTTTTTTCCCGAGGCAATGATGATAAACCATATACGATAATTATTGTAATGCCATGGCAAATGCTTCATTTGCAGCTAGAATAAAATGTCTTTTCTGAGCCTGTTATTAGATCGAATCCCAAAATTTCAACCTCCTTATTCACTTTGTTTCAAATTTTAAGTTTGATGTATATATTTGTTATGCAGAATGTTGGGTCTAAGCGAAACACAACTTCTTCAACGCTTACAAAAAATTGTAGATGAGGTCATCATCGCCCATGATAAACGAATCAATGAAAAAATAACTGAAAAGGTTGCAACTATTCGTCAATCACAGTTGAAGTTGCAAGTTTCAATTGATGAGTTGTATTCACGTCacgaagaaaaataaaaactcGAAGAATAGATTGGATGTGGTTGATAATATTGTGTTTTGTGTATGTTCCTACTTTTGATTGTAAATTTTGTTGAAACGTGTTATATGATCAAATATTTGAATTTCTATTTGAGAATTGTGTTGTATTTGTTGGCACctactattttattaaaaatttgaAATTAAAGGAATAAACTTATTCTTTTATTCGAAATTCATGAATTATGAAGAGCAATATAATTAATTAGTTTCGGATATGGTAATTAATTATGAGGAGTTAGCGACAAGCTAATAGTGTAATTTAACAACTGAAACCTATATCCCTAATGAGCAAACAAAATAATACTCTATtaaaagttaattaattaataatgCAAGATCGGTATAACTAAGAATTATTATATACTAATTTAAACATCTTTAAAGCCGGAGCAATTAAAAgttaattagttaattaataatGCAAGATCGAATTACTAAGAATTATTATATACTAATTTAAACATCTTTAAAGCCGGAGAAAATCATAAGTAATAAGTTTATTTATATCAACATATATGATCTAATGAATTTATAAAAACATAAAGAATTTTCAAGATATATAACTTTATTTGAATGTACAGCAATCATAAGTTTATTTATATCAACATATATGATCTACATATGAATTTATAAAAACACTAGGTTagaaccacgtgtattacacgtgttgaataaatgtaattttatataccaaaaaataaaacaatatatatttaaaaatctcgtttattacatgggttgaataaatgtaattttatatatcaaataataaaaaaagttttatttttaagaaccccgtgtattgtacagGTTGAGAGTGTATCGAGTATTATCCATTag contains the following coding sequences:
- the LOC110888188 gene encoding uncharacterized protein LOC110888188 — protein: MAPYELLYGRKCRTPVCWGEVGQRELAPSDLIAITNEKIGMVRTRLKAAQDRQKAYADKRKRPIEFQVGDFVLLKVSPWKGIIRFRKRGKLGPRYIRPFKILARVGRVAYRLELPPALDGIHSTFHVSQLRKCLADDTALVPLDDIELDERLNYVERPIAIRDFKVKNLRNKAVK